CATATTCAatcttatatttataatacgtatttatcaaaaaaaaatatatgtacttatatatttgtttatttgtgaaaaaaaaaattttaaacaaaattaacaacttttttttttttttaagatagCCAATGTTTAAAATACTCCTAAAGATTaatagagaaaaaaaaaaaatagctaaaaTATCGACATTTTTATCACATATTTATTTCGTGttcataaaattattaacaattCAGGAAGATGAGAAGAAAAacgaattaaatatattccttgttaatatattatttgtaagACACTCAAGTCgctaatttatttttgtgaaatattataaagtTGCCTTTgaattgaatatatttttttaattattctaaatttggatatatataaaagcTGGTATTCCATTTTAACTGAAACAATGTCTTCTGAAAAATTAATTTCATGTGTATTATTTAGATAGTTCCTAATTCAAGGAATTGTTATTTACGTTCGACATTGAatatattactaaaaaaaaataagaaggtatatatatatatgagtATAGCTACATCCATCagaatttaaatatatataataattaattccatgaaaaaaaaaaaaatagtataaatataaaatcacTAAATAGTagattataaataataaaaaaaaaacataccTTTATCCTGATCTgtgattttaaaaatagcAAAGTTAATACGTGGTCCGATTTCTACCAAATTATGTTCATTGTCTTTATCCTcattagtattattatcattagtAAGTTTATccgaaatatatttatatacattgatatttttatttgaatctttaattttataagcttcttctataattttttcaaatttactACCTTTAAAATTTGTTGCATATTGTCTAAAATTTATAGTATTGTCATTAGGATTGTagcaatataataaaattcttCGTGGCTTGTGTGTAAAATCATTAGTTAAACTTACACTtggatataaattttttaaaatattttgtacaataattaaataatttgtcATTTCTGGATTTTGgctattattaaaattttttaaaataagtaaaggtcttaattttttataatcaaaacttaaattttttgaataaacTGATTTAACTATACTTGATGTTGtataattttgaattataaatgttaatgctaattttgtataattacttgtaattttataaaataatttaagattttgtatataagtagaaattgtaaatttataactcaattcttttaatttattatttaattcatttacattttttaatttattaatataaaatactaTACAATAAGGATTAAACATTTCTGTTATTTCTCGACAAAGAGTTTTGATTTCTGTAGtcattcctttttttttaattaatattacgtttgttttttttatagcttCCTTTTCAAGTTCGTctgcatttttatttttatttatctttttatttatctttttatttttattatcagtGCTTTTTAATCTTTTGTTTATCTTGCTTTTTTTCTTCGTCGCCATTTTATCACaaaaatttaacaaaattatatcatAACTTCCTTCAGTTAAAgctatataattatatattatgtgtatgcatatgtatgcataatatatatatatatttgtgttgtatgtatgtaaatattatgtgaataaaaataacttgggatttatttttgtatgtTTCTTTTTTGTCACATGATTTATAACAATTTTCTTATATCCAATTCTAGACATATGGTCATAATATCGAGGGAATATATCACAGAGAGTCTCTTAGCATAGTCCAAATAAATATCGCAGTTAATTTTTACTTTGTTATGTTTTTCTGATAACAGCAATAATAGCAGcagcaataataatattcctTTATAAGCTCATTCgattaaaatgaattaaatttttttaaaaaggtgactttaaaattaaaacGTAACAACTCACTgttttttgttcataaaaaaaatataaaaattaaatttcgAGGTAAAGgcacaaaataaaaatgataaataacgaagatataataaaatgatgg
This genomic window from Plasmodium yoelii strain 17X genome assembly, chromosome: 7 contains:
- a CDS encoding BRIX domain, putative, giving the protein MATKKKSKINKRLKSTDNKNKKINKKINKNKNADELEKEAIKKTNVILIKKKGMTTEIKTLCREITEMFNPYCIVFYINKLKNVNELNNKLKELSYKFTISTYIQNLKLFYKITSNYTKLALTFIIQNYTTSSIVKSVYSKNLSFDYKKLRPLLILKNFNNSQNPEMTNYLIIVQNILKNLYPSVSLTNDFTHKPRRILLYCYNPNDNTINFRQYATNFKGSKFEKIIEEAYKIKDSNKNINVYKYISDKLTNDNNTNEDKDNEHNLVEIGPRINFAIFKITDQDKVIYSMSNVNNNSLN